A window from Setaria italica strain Yugu1 chromosome VIII, Setaria_italica_v2.0, whole genome shotgun sequence encodes these proteins:
- the LOC101775908 gene encoding Holliday junction resolvase MOC1, chloroplastic: MDRSKKPIPNLSSQRRFELLDLKKSSSSLNMSTSSLRSVGEETRKGGAAVQASRRATAVRFAPPPPSSAAMSAKANSGSVSHSQQAMARPATASGARPGSAAGPRCRTSAGRLREPGPKAMRRNWGWTGGVDAKEKGSSNPVAAKTHSRSSSAPRRLPPSEEKEKPQPKRGSKIMTTSRKETNPATPPKTEMEGSRSPPDIARRNTKAPNCVSLKNMDMVSPPPRTSVTTIGASWDSLPSDVQSLGQEVMEYRGDAEVAAVEALKEASAAEILLRCLSAFAELASAAAKHSPQETVDEFLALHTALTGSNAAVPGDDKQSLHAGDWLRAAVSTDLAAFSLYSPMRNSSQAVGSPPAASRSPPSTRRPNAAGEASAEEEITWLEAARRRLGEEMRAWFLGHVERLLDGDVAGTLGQLKRVNDWLDAVGPGPESEAVERVRKKIYGYLLDHVESAVVALNGGVAPGGRRK; this comes from the exons ATGGATAGGTCCAAGAAACCAATACCAAACTTATCATCACAGAGGCGATTCGAGCTACTGGACTTGAAAAAGTCATCATCCTCGTTGAACATGTCGACGTCCTCTCTGAGGAGCGTCGGCGAGGAGACGAGAAAAGGCGGCGCGGCAGTCCAAGCGAGCAGGAGGGCAACCGCGGTGAGGTTtgcccctcctccgccgtcaTCGGCGGCGATGTCGGCAAAGGCAAACTCGGGTTCTGTGTCCCACTCCCAGCAGGCAATGGCAAGGCCTGCGACTGCAAGTGGAGCACGCCCGGGCTCTGCCGCAGGGCCGAGGTGCAGGACATCAGCGGGGAGGTTGCGAGAGCCGGGGCCCAAGGCGATGAGGAGGAACTGGGGGTGGACAGGTGGCGTGGATGCGAAGGAGAAGGGGAGCAGTAATCCTGTCGCGGCGAAGACACACTCAAGGAGCAGCTCG GCTCCAAGAAGATTGCCACCATCCGAGGAGAAAGAGAAACCACAGCCAAAGAGAGGCAGTAAGATCATGACCACCTCTAGGAAGGAGACAAACCCAGCCACACCTCCGAAAACAGAGATGGAGGGAAGCAGAAGCCCTCCTGACATTGCAAGGAGGAACACGAAGGCTCCCAACTGTGTGTCACTGAAGAACATGGACATGGTTTCCCCACCCCCAAGAACATCGGTGACGACGATCGGCGCTTCCTGGGATTCACTTCCATCAGACGTCCAGAGCTTGGGGCAG GAAGTCATGGAGTACAGGGGTGATGCGGAGGTAGCTGCTGTTGAGGCTTTGAAGGAAGCTTCTGCTGCAGAGATTCTGCTGCGGTGTCTGAG TGCCTTTGCAGAGCTGGCGTCCGCCGCGGCAAAGCACTCGCCGCAGGAGACCGTCGACGAGTTCCTCGCGCTCCACACGGCGCTCACAGGCTCCAACGCCGCCGTCCCCGGGGACGACAAGCAAAGCCTCCACGCAGGGGATTGGCTGCGCGCCGCGGTCTCCACGGACCTCGCCGCCTTCTCCCTCTATTCACCGATGAGAAATTCCAGCCAGGCAGTAggatcgccgccggccgcctcccggTCACCGCCGTCAACAAGGCGGCCGAATGCGGCCGGAGAAGCCAGCGCGGAGGAGGAGATCACGTGGctggaggcggcgaggaggcggctcGGGGAGGAGATGCGCGCGTGGTTCCTCGGCCACGTGGAGCGGCtgctcgacggcgacgtggCGGGGACGCTGGGGCAGCTCAAGAGGGTGAACGACTGGCTGGACGCCGTCGGGCCGGGGCCGGAGTCGGAGGCCGTCGAGCGGGTGAGGAAGAAGATCTACGGGTACCTGCTGGACCACGTCGAGTCGGCGGTGGTCGCGTTGAACGGCGGCGTTGCACCTGGTGGCCGGAGAAAATAA